One stretch of Anolis carolinensis isolate JA03-04 chromosome 3, rAnoCar3.1.pri, whole genome shotgun sequence DNA includes these proteins:
- the LOC100567088 gene encoding cytochrome P450 2C26 isoform X2 — MIIWGILTSLLVGILILQYLNQLWSSRNYPPGPVQLPIIGGLWRVGRTITQDKLMKMAKQYGNMYTLWAGSYPIVILSGYQAVKEGLINHAEEFSGRPVTPASQAICRNGGFLTSNGHTWRQHRRFGQVTLQKLGLGKKHTEDVIEEEALGLVEVFARTKGHPIDPMLPVTSGIFKVACAVVWGNQYHYSEKETQTIIEHLAMFAEFGDSIYYILYEMMPRLMEHFSTPFTRAVAIRDSAIALLKEEIAKHKKHEMQHYPQDFTDFYLHQIEKTKRDPDSTFNEDNLAQCILELLAAGTETTGSTLQWALFLMATHPDIQDKVHKEMEEVLGTSQSICYQDRKQLPYTNAVIHEVRTIVLADLASVLLDRKQWETPEEFNPNHFLDKDGHFVAREEFLPFGAGTRVCPGEQLARMELFLFFTHLMRAFRFQFPEETGEMTKVPVLGFTFHPQPYKICAIPRSDSSQEKLK; from the exons ATGATCATCTGGGGTATTTTGACTTCTCTGCTTGTGGGCATTTTGATCTTGCAGTATCTGAATCAGCTCTGGTCAAGCAGAAATTATCCTCCTGGGCCCGTTCAGCTTCCAATCATTGGAGGACTGTGGCGAGTAGGTAGGACGATTACTCAAGATAAGTTAATGAAG ATGGCAAAGCAATACGGAAACATGTACACATTATGGGCAGGCTCATATCCTATAGTTATCCTGTCTGGATACCAAGCTGTGAAAGAGGGGCTGATCAATCATGCAGAAGAGTTCAGTGGGCGACCCGTGACTCCTGCATCTCAAGCCATCTGTAGAAACGGGG GTTTTTTGACATCAAACGGTCACACTTGGAGGCAGCACAGACGGTTTGGGCAAGTTACCCTACAAAAGTTGGGTTTGGGGAAGAAACATACAGAGGACGTGATAGAAGAGGAGGCCCTTGGACTTGTGGAGGTGTTTGCACGTACAAAGG GGCATCCCATTGACCCGATGCTGCCTGTGACAAGTGGGATCTTCAAAGTGGCCTGCGCTGTGGTTTGGGGAAACCAGTATCATTATAGCGAGAAGGAAACTCAGACAATCATAGAACACCTTGCCATGTTTGCCGAATTTGGAGACAGCATCTATTATATT CTTTATGAAATGATGCCACGGCTCATGGAACATTTCTCAACACCTTTCACAAGGGCAGTTGCCATAAGAGACTCGGCAATTGCACTTTTAAAGGAGGAGATTGCAAAACACAAAAAGCATGAGATGCAACATTATCCCCAGGATTTCACTGATTTTTATCTGCATCAGATAGAGAAA ACCAAGAGGGATCCTGACTCTACTTTTAATGAAGATAATCTGGCTCAATGTATTCTTGAGCTCCTTGCCGCAGGAACAGAAACTACTGGCAGTACTCTGCAATGGGCACTCTTCCTCATGGCAACTCATCCAGATATCcaag ATAAAGTCCATAAGGAGATGGAGGAAGTTTTGGGTACCTCTCAGTCAATCTGCTATCAAGATCGGAAGCAACTACCCTACACCAATGCTGTGATTCATGAAGTT agGACCATTGTCTTGGCAGACCTGGCCTCAGTTCTTCTTGATCGTAAGCAGTGGGAGACACCAGAAGAATTCAATCCCAATCACTTTTTAGATAAGGATGGACATTTTGTAGCTAGAGAAGAATTTCTGCCATTTGGAGCAG GTACTCGAGTGTGTCCAGGAGAGCAGTTGGCACGGATGGAGCTCTTCCTTTTCTTTACTCATCTGATGAGAGCATTCAGGTTCCAGTTCCCAGAAGAAACAGGCGAAATGACCAAGGTGCCTGTGTTAGGGTTCACATTCCacccacagccatataaaatttgTGCTATTCCCCGCTCTGATTCATCACAAGAAAAATTGAAATAA
- the LOC100567088 gene encoding cytochrome P450 2C26 isoform X1: MIIWGILTSLLVGILILQYLNQLWSSRNYPPGPVQLPIIGGLWRVGRTITQDKLMKMAKQYGNMYTLWAGSYPIVILSGYQAVKEGLINHAEEFSGRPVTPASQAICRNGGFLTSNGHTWRQHRRFGQVTLQKLGLGKKHTEDVIEEEALGLVEVFARTKGHPIDPMLPVTSGIFKVACAVVWGNQYHYSEKETQTIIEHLAMFAEFGDSIYYILYEMMPRLMEHFSTPFTRAVAIRDSAIALLKEEIAKHKKHEMQHYPQDFTDFYLHQIEKTKRDPDSTFNEDNLAQCILELLAAGTETTGSTLQWALFLMATHPDIQDKVHKEMEEVLGTSQSICYQDRKQLPYTNAVIHEVVRAKYVFPLGVARRTTKDVTMYGYSIPKRTIVLADLASVLLDRKQWETPEEFNPNHFLDKDGHFVAREEFLPFGAGTRVCPGEQLARMELFLFFTHLMRAFRFQFPEETGEMTKVPVLGFTFHPQPYKICAIPRSDSSQEKLK; this comes from the exons ATGATCATCTGGGGTATTTTGACTTCTCTGCTTGTGGGCATTTTGATCTTGCAGTATCTGAATCAGCTCTGGTCAAGCAGAAATTATCCTCCTGGGCCCGTTCAGCTTCCAATCATTGGAGGACTGTGGCGAGTAGGTAGGACGATTACTCAAGATAAGTTAATGAAG ATGGCAAAGCAATACGGAAACATGTACACATTATGGGCAGGCTCATATCCTATAGTTATCCTGTCTGGATACCAAGCTGTGAAAGAGGGGCTGATCAATCATGCAGAAGAGTTCAGTGGGCGACCCGTGACTCCTGCATCTCAAGCCATCTGTAGAAACGGGG GTTTTTTGACATCAAACGGTCACACTTGGAGGCAGCACAGACGGTTTGGGCAAGTTACCCTACAAAAGTTGGGTTTGGGGAAGAAACATACAGAGGACGTGATAGAAGAGGAGGCCCTTGGACTTGTGGAGGTGTTTGCACGTACAAAGG GGCATCCCATTGACCCGATGCTGCCTGTGACAAGTGGGATCTTCAAAGTGGCCTGCGCTGTGGTTTGGGGAAACCAGTATCATTATAGCGAGAAGGAAACTCAGACAATCATAGAACACCTTGCCATGTTTGCCGAATTTGGAGACAGCATCTATTATATT CTTTATGAAATGATGCCACGGCTCATGGAACATTTCTCAACACCTTTCACAAGGGCAGTTGCCATAAGAGACTCGGCAATTGCACTTTTAAAGGAGGAGATTGCAAAACACAAAAAGCATGAGATGCAACATTATCCCCAGGATTTCACTGATTTTTATCTGCATCAGATAGAGAAA ACCAAGAGGGATCCTGACTCTACTTTTAATGAAGATAATCTGGCTCAATGTATTCTTGAGCTCCTTGCCGCAGGAACAGAAACTACTGGCAGTACTCTGCAATGGGCACTCTTCCTCATGGCAACTCATCCAGATATCcaag ATAAAGTCCATAAGGAGATGGAGGAAGTTTTGGGTACCTCTCAGTCAATCTGCTATCAAGATCGGAAGCAACTACCCTACACCAATGCTGTGATTCATGAAGTTGTACGTGCAAAATATGTCTTTCCTCTTGGGGTTGCTAGACGAACTACCAAAGATGTGACTATGTATGGTTATTCCATTCCCAAG agGACCATTGTCTTGGCAGACCTGGCCTCAGTTCTTCTTGATCGTAAGCAGTGGGAGACACCAGAAGAATTCAATCCCAATCACTTTTTAGATAAGGATGGACATTTTGTAGCTAGAGAAGAATTTCTGCCATTTGGAGCAG GTACTCGAGTGTGTCCAGGAGAGCAGTTGGCACGGATGGAGCTCTTCCTTTTCTTTACTCATCTGATGAGAGCATTCAGGTTCCAGTTCCCAGAAGAAACAGGCGAAATGACCAAGGTGCCTGTGTTAGGGTTCACATTCCacccacagccatataaaatttgTGCTATTCCCCGCTCTGATTCATCACAAGAAAAATTGAAATAA